A window of Sutcliffiella cohnii contains these coding sequences:
- a CDS encoding DUF3905 domain-containing protein: MDKEKQQNDIEDVPFIDETMPHQISAPSFKGSNIKMKPPFVNSHGVVIGDSKYSSENSPLNNWSDDVDPAIMAGDEWVHPTNDIGWNTAENRELVEKSKNPQGVPFMHPDKDVGYGSD; the protein is encoded by the coding sequence ATGGATAAAGAAAAGCAACAAAATGATATAGAAGATGTACCATTTATAGACGAGACGATGCCACATCAAATCAGCGCTCCATCATTTAAAGGTTCTAATATTAAAATGAAACCACCATTTGTAAACAGCCACGGTGTCGTGATCGGTGATAGTAAATACAGTTCAGAAAACTCACCATTAAACAACTGGTCTGATGATGTTGACCCTGCTATTATGGCTGGTGACGAGTGGGTTCACCCTACAAACGATATCGGTTGGAACACCGCAGAAAACCGCGAACTAGTAGAAAAATCAAAAAATCCACAAGGAGTTCCATTCATGCATCCCGATAAAGATGTAGGATACGGAAGTGACTAA
- a CDS encoding PAS domain-containing sensor histidine kinase → MTNGMKTDETVENLQKELAKLKQENELKDMLFRVANDALVILNKESYFVLSNPKACQLFDLTEEELKKRTLYDFLQLMTIDEVKNQKYKIDSNGQHRDELILKLDNGDIKIVEYTVVASEERETYTVVMREARKVVDYGPTRRAPMYQEVFTRAIDGIVLFDREGDFIDVNPAFCSSLSQSKYELIHNTLYDLVEEQYRFKIEKMWRFLEEYGRVRGELPITTNDGVTKLFEFSITANIYDDYYLGIMRDVTGKRNMELQLQRSEERFRQMFQKATDPIVLLDNNGIIVRANPVSSRTFEAPLDELIGADIRQFLPKESYQRFGHIARQFIMKGEIREELLFHMANGQSKLLEFTASKGTIDGYNIVIFRNVSERRKMEKDLRESEQKFRKIFDNAMDGIVLWDDNFSIIDVNENACKIIGIEKEQLMNKTLHNCLPNEKIETVYDNWNNFGELSEISGESVYVTEKSQRIIEYSAKKNVIQGLHMTFFRDITDKREMEEQLKKSDTLNVVGELAAGIAHEIRNPMTALKGFIQLLQSSVDESKYSMYFDVISSELNRIESIITEFLVLAKPQAISYEKKDVTKIMKETLDLMSAQAVLENVQFETFFASEKEILYCEPKQLKQVFINILKNAIEVMPKGGTVTISISEKNDYVTISIKDQGIGIPEDKLKKLGEPFYTTKDRGTGLGLMVSYKIVEEHKGYIEVDSEVGKGTTFHIYLPKNLNER, encoded by the coding sequence ATGACAAATGGAATGAAAACGGATGAAACGGTAGAAAATCTCCAAAAAGAACTCGCTAAGTTGAAGCAAGAAAATGAGTTGAAGGATATGTTATTTCGTGTTGCAAACGATGCACTAGTAATTCTAAATAAAGAGAGCTATTTTGTGCTAAGCAATCCGAAGGCATGTCAATTATTTGATTTAACGGAAGAAGAGTTAAAGAAACGAACGTTATACGATTTTTTACAGTTGATGACAATAGATGAAGTGAAAAATCAAAAATATAAAATAGATAGTAACGGTCAGCATCGGGACGAATTAATTTTAAAACTAGATAACGGTGATATTAAAATAGTAGAATATACAGTAGTTGCAAGTGAGGAACGAGAAACATACACGGTTGTAATGAGAGAAGCAAGAAAAGTAGTCGATTATGGACCGACTCGTAGAGCACCAATGTATCAAGAAGTGTTTACTCGAGCAATTGATGGTATAGTCCTTTTTGATAGAGAAGGAGATTTCATTGATGTAAATCCAGCGTTTTGCTCTAGCCTTTCCCAATCAAAATATGAATTAATTCACAATACTTTATATGACCTTGTAGAGGAACAATATCGATTTAAGATTGAAAAAATGTGGAGATTTTTAGAGGAGTATGGGAGAGTACGAGGAGAGCTACCAATTACGACGAACGATGGAGTAACAAAATTATTTGAGTTTTCCATCACTGCTAACATTTATGATGATTATTATTTAGGTATTATGCGTGATGTTACCGGAAAGCGAAATATGGAACTGCAACTTCAAAGGAGTGAAGAGCGGTTCCGACAAATGTTTCAAAAAGCTACAGATCCAATTGTGCTACTAGACAATAATGGTATCATAGTGCGAGCGAATCCTGTTTCAAGTAGAACGTTTGAAGCTCCGCTCGATGAACTAATAGGTGCAGATATACGTCAATTTTTACCGAAAGAAAGTTACCAAAGGTTTGGTCATATTGCGAGACAATTCATTATGAAAGGGGAAATTCGTGAAGAACTTCTTTTTCATATGGCAAATGGTCAAAGTAAATTGCTGGAATTTACTGCTAGCAAAGGAACGATTGATGGCTATAATATTGTCATTTTCCGTAATGTTAGTGAAAGAAGAAAAATGGAAAAAGATTTACGAGAAAGTGAACAAAAGTTTCGGAAGATATTTGATAATGCAATGGATGGAATTGTACTATGGGATGACAATTTCTCGATTATTGATGTTAATGAGAATGCTTGTAAAATAATAGGGATAGAAAAAGAACAACTTATGAATAAAACACTTCATAATTGTTTGCCGAATGAAAAAATAGAGACGGTTTACGACAACTGGAATAACTTTGGTGAACTGAGCGAAATAAGTGGGGAATCTGTTTATGTTACGGAAAAAAGTCAAAGGATTATCGAATATTCAGCGAAGAAAAATGTAATTCAAGGTTTACATATGACTTTCTTCCGAGATATTACTGATAAACGCGAGATGGAGGAACAACTGAAAAAGTCTGATACCTTAAATGTAGTAGGAGAGCTTGCTGCTGGAATTGCTCACGAAATAAGAAATCCGATGACAGCATTAAAAGGATTTATTCAGTTATTACAGAGCAGTGTAGATGAAAGCAAGTATTCGATGTATTTTGATGTTATTAGTTCAGAGCTAAATAGAATTGAATCGATCATAACAGAATTTCTCGTGCTAGCTAAACCGCAGGCTATTTCATATGAAAAGAAAGATGTCACAAAAATTATGAAAGAAACACTTGATTTAATGAGCGCGCAGGCGGTTTTAGAGAACGTACAGTTTGAAACGTTTTTTGCGAGTGAGAAAGAAATATTATACTGTGAACCAAAGCAATTGAAGCAAGTCTTTATTAATATATTAAAAAATGCGATTGAAGTGATGCCTAAAGGCGGGACGGTTACTATCTCAATTAGTGAAAAGAACGACTATGTTACTATTTCAATTAAGGACCAAGGAATTGGAATACCTGAAGATAAACTGAAAAAATTAGGGGAGCCGTTCTATACAACGAAAGACAGGGGGACTGGATTAGGCTTAATGGTAAGTTATAAAATTGTAGAAGAACATAAAGGTTATATTGAAGTAGATAGTGAAGTAGGAAAAGGGACAACCTTTCACATATATTTACCGAAGAACTTAAATGAGAGGTGA
- a CDS encoding methylated-DNA--[protein]-cysteine S-methyltransferase: protein MYFYKSIDIDSFGQLFIVCDEEALVSVDFFEEDLKSFQPLKWEPEHPICLLVEKQLLEYFNNERITFDLPIRIQGTEFQRQVWDALKNIPYGTLQSYKDVAVAINNPKAVRAVGQANRRNPIPIVVPCHRVIGHNKKLVGYAGNNVHLKERLLEIEGIQL from the coding sequence TTGTATTTTTATAAATCAATAGATATCGACAGTTTTGGTCAACTTTTTATCGTATGTGATGAAGAAGCTTTAGTAAGTGTCGATTTTTTTGAAGAGGATTTAAAATCTTTTCAGCCTTTAAAGTGGGAGCCAGAACATCCAATTTGCTTATTAGTTGAAAAGCAGTTACTTGAGTATTTTAATAATGAGCGGATAACCTTCGATTTACCGATACGTATTCAAGGTACTGAATTCCAACGACAAGTTTGGGATGCGTTGAAAAATATACCATATGGAACGTTGCAAAGCTATAAAGACGTGGCTGTTGCAATCAATAATCCGAAAGCAGTTAGAGCTGTTGGGCAGGCTAACCGTAGAAATCCAATTCCAATTGTTGTACCGTGTCATAGAGTAATTGGTCATAATAAAAAACTAGTAGGTTATGCAGGAAATAATGTGCATTTGAAAGAACGATTATTAGAAATCGAAGGTATACAACTTTAA
- a CDS encoding TrkH family potassium uptake protein: MGKFKFMINKRLHSMSPAQLIVSFYFIAVIIAVILLSLPVARHTSDDWTFINALFTAVSAVSVTGLTVVNTAETFTVPGVFILAFVLQFGGVGVMAVGTFIWLLLGRKIGLRERKLMMLDQNQSNLSGIVKLIKHILVLILIIELIGALVLGTYYLSYFPTWQEAYLHGFFASVSATTNGGFDITGESLVPFAHDYFVQFITMLLITTGAIGFPVLVEVKEFLTNRSGKFRFSLFTKITSLTFALLIIFGTIMLILLEFNNYFKGLSWHESFFYALFQSVTTRSGGLATMDVSEFSLATLLVMSGLMFIGASPSSVGGGIRTTTFALNILFLYHFARGKKDVKIFRREIHHEDIVKSLVVLLLAIIIVGSSVVILSATESFALIQILFEVCSAFGTTGLSMGITPDLSTIGKLVIICLMFIGRVGLLTFLFILESKEKPPNYHYPVERIIIG, encoded by the coding sequence ATGGGAAAATTTAAGTTTATGATAAATAAAAGATTACATAGTATGTCTCCTGCACAATTAATTGTAAGCTTTTATTTTATCGCAGTAATTATAGCGGTTATATTATTAAGCCTTCCAGTAGCTCGACATACTAGTGATGACTGGACGTTTATTAATGCATTGTTTACAGCGGTCAGTGCAGTAAGTGTGACAGGCTTAACAGTAGTAAATACAGCAGAAACGTTTACAGTACCAGGGGTATTTATTTTAGCGTTTGTTTTACAGTTTGGCGGCGTTGGTGTAATGGCTGTCGGTACATTTATTTGGTTATTACTTGGAAGAAAAATTGGACTCCGCGAACGAAAACTAATGATGCTCGACCAAAACCAATCCAATCTTTCTGGTATTGTTAAATTAATTAAGCATATTTTAGTTTTAATCTTAATAATTGAGTTAATTGGGGCATTAGTGTTAGGGACCTATTATTTATCGTATTTTCCAACGTGGCAGGAAGCGTATTTACACGGATTTTTTGCTTCTGTTAGTGCTACAACAAACGGTGGATTTGACATTACGGGAGAATCACTCGTTCCTTTTGCACATGATTATTTTGTCCAATTTATTACGATGCTTTTAATTACTACTGGTGCTATTGGATTTCCAGTATTGGTCGAAGTAAAGGAATTTTTAACAAATAGAAGTGGGAAGTTTCGTTTTTCTTTGTTTACTAAAATTACATCATTAACGTTTGCTCTATTAATTATATTTGGTACGATTATGCTCATCCTGTTAGAATTTAATAATTATTTTAAAGGTTTGTCTTGGCATGAATCATTTTTCTATGCGCTTTTCCAATCCGTTACAACTAGAAGCGGTGGTTTAGCAACGATGGATGTAAGTGAGTTCTCCTTAGCAACACTATTAGTTATGAGTGGATTAATGTTTATAGGAGCTTCCCCTAGCTCAGTTGGGGGAGGTATTAGAACCACGACTTTTGCCTTAAACATTTTATTTCTTTATCACTTCGCACGAGGTAAAAAGGATGTTAAAATCTTTAGAAGAGAAATCCACCATGAAGATATAGTAAAGTCATTAGTTGTCCTTTTATTAGCAATCATTATTGTAGGTAGTTCCGTCGTTATTTTAAGTGCTACCGAAAGCTTTGCTCTCATTCAAATATTGTTTGAAGTTTGTTCAGCTTTTGGAACGACAGGACTATCAATGGGTATAACTCCTGATTTATCTACAATTGGTAAGTTAGTGATTATATGTTTAATGTTTATAGGACGAGTTGGTTTACTGACGTTCCTATTTATACTAGAAAGTAAAGAAAAGCCACCGAATTATCATTATCCTGTTGAGCGAATTATTATAGGGTAA
- the mtnA gene encoding S-methyl-5-thioribose-1-phosphate isomerase, whose amino-acid sequence MTTVRNIPISVEWKDTYIKLLDQQKLPNETVYVQLKTIEDVWDAIVTLKVRGAPAIGIAAAYGLALSTKQYNVESMDEFKDLFIKDIAYLASSRPTAVNLFWALERLTNVLHDSKSVNEAKTNIVHEAIQIQVEDEAVCHQIGDNALSLLQKGDKVMTICNAGSIATARYGTALAPFYLAKEKDFPLSVFACETRPVLQGARLTTWELQQAGVDVTLITDNMAAHTIIAKQVSAIIVGADRITANGDTANKIGTLGLAILAKHFNIPFYVAAPLSTFDISLKTGAEIPIEERSETEVTTIAGVKVAPDGVSVFNPAFDVTPNEYITAIITEKGVILGDLKEEIVKLFQ is encoded by the coding sequence ATGACAACTGTAAGAAACATTCCCATTTCTGTCGAATGGAAAGATACGTATATAAAACTATTAGACCAGCAGAAGCTACCGAACGAAACTGTTTATGTACAATTAAAGACGATTGAAGATGTATGGGATGCAATCGTTACGTTAAAAGTTAGAGGTGCGCCTGCGATTGGGATTGCAGCGGCATATGGGTTAGCCCTTTCCACTAAACAATATAATGTAGAGTCTATGGATGAATTTAAAGATCTTTTCATTAAAGATATAGCTTATTTAGCGAGTTCTCGCCCGACAGCCGTGAACCTATTTTGGGCGTTAGAAAGATTAACAAATGTTTTACATGATAGCAAATCTGTAAACGAAGCAAAAACCAATATAGTTCACGAAGCGATACAAATTCAAGTGGAAGATGAAGCGGTTTGCCACCAAATTGGCGATAACGCCCTCTCTTTACTTCAAAAAGGCGATAAAGTTATGACCATTTGTAATGCTGGTTCTATCGCAACGGCTCGATACGGAACTGCTTTAGCTCCCTTTTACCTTGCAAAAGAAAAGGATTTTCCACTTTCTGTTTTTGCATGTGAAACTAGACCAGTTTTACAAGGTGCTAGATTAACAACATGGGAGTTACAACAAGCTGGTGTGGATGTGACGTTAATAACCGATAATATGGCTGCCCATACGATTATAGCTAAGCAAGTTTCTGCTATTATCGTTGGTGCCGACCGTATAACTGCAAACGGAGATACAGCTAATAAAATCGGTACATTAGGTTTGGCCATTTTAGCGAAACATTTCAACATTCCTTTTTACGTCGCTGCACCTTTATCAACTTTCGATATATCATTAAAAACTGGAGCTGAAATTCCAATTGAGGAACGAAGTGAAACAGAGGTTACGACAATTGCTGGCGTGAAAGTTGCTCCAGACGGAGTTTCTGTTTTTAATCCAGCCTTTGATGTAACACCGAATGAATATATTACAGCAATTATTACGGAAAAAGGAGTTATACTAGGAGATTTAAAAGAAGAAATAGTTAAGTTATTTCAGTAA
- a CDS encoding B12-binding domain-containing radical SAM protein: MKTIVTTLNAKYIHTNLAIRYLKAYAEPDFDVELAEYTIKDPAMNVVSDLIQRNPEIIGFSCYIWNIEETIKIINMLKKINPNLTIIIGGPEVTYDVSYWLDRLTSVDFIVIGEGEITFKEILQQLNSDKNFEQISGLAYRKDGKNVITPQRNKVDLKNLPSPFRFEEDKTQLSKRVTYIETSRGCPFSCQFCLSSIEVGVRYFDREKVKDDIRYLMDNGAKTIKFVDRTFNISRSYAMEMFQFLIDEHKPGTVFQFEITADIMRPEVIQFLNDNAPKGLFRFEIGVQSTNDATNELVMRKQNFSKLSRTVSMVKEGNKIDQHLDLIAGLPEEDYNSFRNTFNDVFALRPEELQLGFLKLLRGTGLRLRAADHNYLYMDHAPYEMLGNNVLSFQDIIRIKQVEDVLEKYWNDHRMDTTVEYLVTHVFETPFDFFQQFGAFWDERGWSRIGHQLEDLYKRLYEFLHETHPQKIHIIESIMKYDYVKGQKFKPRKPWWPESIARNERSHYYQGILANNDLLGDNFVQHQLSEKDIYKHTILEEIHFDLAHFLQTGEVHEAKQIMLVYFNQTLNRSEVYCTPLEDVKRLTVQK, translated from the coding sequence ATGAAAACAATAGTTACGACATTAAACGCAAAATATATTCATACGAACTTAGCAATCCGTTATTTAAAAGCATATGCAGAGCCTGATTTTGATGTTGAATTAGCCGAATATACGATTAAAGACCCTGCTATGAATGTTGTCTCCGATCTTATTCAACGTAATCCTGAAATAATAGGTTTCAGCTGTTATATATGGAATATTGAAGAGACAATAAAAATTATTAATATGCTTAAAAAGATTAATCCAAACTTAACCATTATTATAGGAGGCCCAGAAGTAACATACGACGTTTCTTATTGGCTTGATCGACTTACCTCTGTTGATTTCATCGTTATCGGCGAAGGTGAAATAACGTTTAAAGAAATACTACAACAGTTAAATAGTGATAAAAATTTCGAGCAAATTTCTGGCTTGGCATACAGAAAAGATGGAAAAAACGTCATTACTCCTCAACGGAACAAAGTAGACTTAAAAAATTTACCATCACCGTTTCGTTTTGAGGAAGATAAAACACAACTATCAAAAAGAGTCACCTATATTGAAACGAGTAGAGGTTGCCCGTTCAGTTGCCAATTTTGTCTTTCTTCCATTGAAGTTGGTGTTCGATACTTTGATCGTGAAAAAGTAAAAGATGATATTCGTTATTTAATGGATAACGGAGCAAAAACGATAAAGTTTGTCGACCGCACGTTTAATATTAGCCGTAGTTACGCAATGGAAATGTTCCAGTTTTTAATTGATGAGCATAAACCGGGTACAGTATTTCAGTTCGAAATTACTGCTGACATTATGCGACCAGAAGTTATCCAATTTTTAAACGATAATGCGCCGAAAGGACTTTTCCGTTTTGAAATCGGTGTCCAATCAACGAACGACGCAACAAATGAATTAGTAATGAGGAAGCAAAATTTCTCGAAACTATCTAGAACTGTTTCAATGGTTAAAGAAGGAAACAAAATTGACCAACATTTAGATTTAATAGCTGGCTTACCGGAAGAGGACTATAACAGTTTCCGTAATACGTTTAACGATGTATTTGCACTTCGCCCCGAGGAGCTCCAATTAGGATTTCTAAAGTTATTACGAGGTACAGGGTTACGATTAAGAGCTGCAGATCATAACTATCTGTATATGGATCACGCACCATACGAAATGTTGGGCAACAATGTGTTAAGCTTTCAAGACATCATACGAATTAAACAAGTGGAAGATGTTTTAGAAAAATATTGGAACGACCATCGTATGGATACAACGGTTGAATATTTGGTCACGCATGTTTTTGAAACTCCTTTTGACTTTTTCCAACAGTTTGGGGCATTTTGGGACGAACGTGGATGGTCACGAATAGGGCATCAATTAGAAGATCTATACAAACGATTATATGAATTTTTACATGAAACTCACCCACAAAAAATTCATATTATCGAAAGCATCATGAAGTATGATTATGTAAAGGGGCAAAAGTTCAAGCCGCGTAAACCTTGGTGGCCAGAATCAATTGCTCGAAATGAACGATCTCACTATTATCAAGGAATATTAGCTAACAATGATTTACTTGGTGATAATTTTGTACAACATCAATTATCTGAAAAAGATATATATAAGCATACGATTTTAGAGGAAATTCATTTTGACTTAGCACACTTTTTACAAACAGGAGAAGTACATGAAGCAAAACAAATTATGTTAGTGTACTTTAACCAAACATTAAACCGTTCTGAAGTTTATTGTACTCCTTTAGAAGATGTAAAAAGATTAACTGTGCAAAAATAA
- a CDS encoding IS1182 family transposase, protein MLERQPSLPLSAHYQLYDMLIPKDNFLRQMKELVDFSFVEEELEDKYCLDTGRNAEPPVRMFKYLLLKQIHDLSDADLVERARYDLSFKYFLDLIPEASVIHSSTLTKFRRLRLKDKDLMNVLVAKTVELALEHEVLKSNTIIVDATHTLSRFHSKTANEYVQEKSKSLRKVAYQHQPSIKEKFPDKPATDSLEDELAYTTAILEVLEKEEQLKQLPAIKEKINMVKEVVEDIQEEANYGGDPDARKGYKASDYSFLGYKTHIAMSDERIITAAVVTSGEKSDTKYLKELVETSEENGFMVDTVVGDTAYSSKDNLQYMNENEKQLISRLHPIITNGNRKRGKEFEFNKDANMYVCPAGHLANKKSVKKRQDTSQNPQLKYFFDVEKCKVCPLRDGCYIEGAKTKTYSVSIKSSEHLSQEAFQETEEFKRLAKTRYKIEAKNSELKHRHGYKKANSSGLFGMKIQGATTIFVTNMKRIIKLINEK, encoded by the coding sequence ATGTTAGAACGACAGCCTTCATTACCTTTAAGCGCACATTACCAACTTTACGATATGTTAATTCCGAAAGATAACTTTCTTCGTCAAATGAAGGAATTGGTCGATTTTAGTTTTGTGGAAGAGGAACTAGAAGATAAGTATTGTTTAGATACTGGGAGAAATGCTGAACCACCTGTTCGAATGTTTAAATATTTACTTCTAAAACAAATACATGATCTGTCTGATGCAGACTTAGTTGAACGAGCTAGGTATGATTTGTCTTTTAAATATTTTTTGGATCTTATCCCAGAGGCTTCTGTTATCCATTCTAGTACTTTAACCAAATTTCGAAGACTACGTTTGAAAGATAAGGACTTAATGAATGTACTTGTGGCGAAGACAGTCGAACTTGCATTGGAACACGAGGTTTTAAAGAGTAACACGATTATTGTAGATGCCACGCATACATTATCACGTTTCCATTCCAAAACAGCGAATGAATATGTTCAAGAGAAATCTAAATCATTACGGAAAGTTGCCTATCAACATCAACCATCTATAAAAGAAAAGTTCCCAGATAAACCAGCCACAGATTCATTAGAAGATGAGTTAGCTTATACCACTGCCATACTCGAGGTTCTCGAAAAAGAGGAACAATTAAAGCAGTTGCCAGCTATTAAAGAAAAAATCAACATGGTAAAAGAAGTTGTGGAGGATATTCAAGAAGAAGCGAATTATGGCGGAGATCCCGATGCACGAAAAGGATATAAAGCTTCAGATTATTCCTTTTTGGGATATAAGACACATATTGCGATGTCAGATGAACGCATTATTACGGCTGCCGTGGTTACCTCAGGTGAGAAAAGCGATACCAAGTACTTAAAAGAATTGGTAGAGACTAGTGAGGAAAATGGTTTCATGGTGGATACAGTAGTTGGAGATACCGCATACTCTAGTAAAGATAATCTACAATATATGAATGAGAACGAAAAGCAATTAATTTCTCGCCTGCATCCTATCATTACGAACGGAAATCGTAAAAGAGGAAAGGAATTTGAATTTAATAAGGACGCAAATATGTATGTATGCCCCGCTGGCCATTTAGCTAATAAGAAGTCAGTTAAAAAAAGACAAGATACATCCCAGAATCCGCAGTTGAAATACTTTTTTGATGTAGAGAAATGTAAAGTTTGTCCGCTACGCGATGGCTGTTATATAGAAGGGGCCAAAACCAAAACGTATTCAGTATCGATTAAATCCTCGGAACACCTTTCCCAAGAAGCATTTCAAGAAACAGAGGAATTTAAGCGATTAGCTAAAACACGTTACAAAATTGAGGCTAAAAATAGCGAATTAAAACATAGACACGGGTATAAAAAAGCCAATTCCTCGGGTCTATTTGGTATGAAAATACAAGGAGCTACCACCATATTTGTCACTAATATGAAGAGGATAATCAAACTAATAAATGAAAAATAG
- a CDS encoding MFS transporter, with translation MQHKRWAVVSIASIPLVMTLGNSMLIPVLPTIEKKLDITSFQVSMIITVYSIVAIVLIPVAGYLSDRLGRKAIIIPSLIIAAVGGIISGWAGWQAENPYWLILAGRTLQGIGAAGASPIVMPLIGDMFKSETEVSKNLGIIETSNTLGKVLSPVLGALLAGIIWFLPFFAIPAFCALSVVLMIFLVKAPKKEKEKPVPFKEFVQGVKGIFKRHAKWLLAIFIIGGILMFILFGILFYLSDLLEKKHEIDGLKKGLYLAIPLAALCIASYITGKKIKENQILMKWLIVSSIGFLGGAVFINSFFDNVWVTMGLFLVGGIGIGISLPCLDAIITEGIGKEERGTITSIYSSMRFIGVASGPPAIALLIGASEKIMFYVLTVLCLIGVFVSLKGIHPPPNKGKPNEGDTIWKKSGG, from the coding sequence ATGCAACATAAAAGGTGGGCAGTCGTGTCCATAGCTTCTATTCCTCTTGTGATGACTTTAGGAAATTCTATGCTAATACCTGTTCTACCAACCATTGAAAAAAAATTAGATATTACTTCATTTCAAGTTAGCATGATCATTACAGTATATTCAATAGTAGCTATCGTTCTTATACCGGTAGCAGGGTATTTATCTGACCGGCTAGGCAGAAAAGCGATAATCATTCCGAGTTTAATTATTGCAGCTGTAGGAGGAATCATTTCTGGGTGGGCCGGTTGGCAGGCCGAAAACCCATATTGGCTCATACTCGCCGGAAGGACGCTACAAGGCATAGGAGCTGCTGGGGCTTCTCCCATCGTAATGCCTTTAATAGGGGATATGTTTAAAAGTGAAACAGAAGTTAGTAAAAATCTAGGGATTATCGAAACATCTAATACGTTAGGAAAAGTACTTAGTCCAGTACTAGGTGCTTTATTAGCAGGAATTATTTGGTTTCTTCCATTTTTTGCGATACCGGCATTTTGTGCTTTATCTGTCGTTTTAATGATTTTTTTAGTTAAAGCTCCTAAAAAGGAAAAAGAGAAACCAGTTCCTTTCAAAGAATTTGTGCAAGGGGTAAAAGGGATTTTTAAGAGGCATGCCAAATGGCTTTTGGCCATTTTTATTATCGGTGGAATTTTGATGTTTATTTTATTTGGCATTCTTTTTTATCTATCTGATTTGCTAGAGAAAAAGCATGAAATTGATGGGTTGAAAAAGGGGCTATATTTAGCAATTCCGCTAGCGGCTCTTTGTATCGCTTCCTATATTACCGGTAAAAAGATAAAGGAAAACCAAATATTGATGAAATGGTTAATAGTAAGTAGCATCGGGTTTCTTGGTGGGGCAGTTTTTATTAACAGCTTTTTTGATAATGTATGGGTTACGATGGGGCTGTTCTTAGTTGGAGGTATCGGAATTGGTATATCCTTACCATGTTTAGACGCCATTATTACAGAAGGTATCGGAAAAGAAGAACGTGGAACAATTACTTCTATTTATAGTTCTATGCGGTTTATAGGTGTGGCGAGTGGACCACCTGCAATTGCGCTATTAATAGGTGCTTCAGAGAAAATCATGTTCTACGTCTTAACAGTACTTTGTCTAATTGGAGTATTTGTTTCATTAAAAGGAATACATCCTCCCCCAAATAAAGGAAAGCCGAATGAAGGAGACACAATTTGGAAAAAGTCAGGTGGTTAA
- a CDS encoding metalloregulator ArsR/SmtB family transcription factor produces the protein MQLNKMVNFYKALGDKTRIKLLILLAAEEPLSGQQLAEKLGVTPPTISHHMNKLKEVSAIKEKREKNTIYYYLNEKDLKFFNESILKVMDRAKKGMDVMGKQKEDIIKNFLLPDGRLKTIPAQRKKRLMIFEHMLEGVTLGKKYTEQEINEYIKKYHEDYATIRREFINNHYMYRENGIYELNPKEMWAKIE, from the coding sequence ATGCAATTAAATAAAATGGTTAACTTTTATAAGGCGTTAGGGGATAAAACGCGAATTAAACTGCTCATCCTTTTAGCCGCGGAGGAACCTTTATCAGGCCAACAATTAGCGGAGAAGCTTGGTGTTACACCTCCAACGATATCTCACCATATGAATAAGCTAAAAGAAGTTAGTGCAATAAAAGAGAAGCGAGAGAAAAATACGATTTATTATTATTTAAATGAAAAAGATTTAAAGTTTTTTAATGAATCTATTTTAAAAGTAATGGATCGAGCGAAAAAGGGGATGGATGTAATGGGAAAACAAAAAGAAGATATTATTAAAAATTTTTTATTGCCTGATGGCAGATTAAAAACAATTCCTGCTCAACGAAAGAAAAGATTAATGATTTTTGAGCATATGTTAGAAGGAGTAACACTAGGGAAGAAATATACAGAACAAGAGATTAATGAGTATATTAAAAAATATCATGAAGACTACGCTACAATAAGACGCGAATTTATTAACAATCACTATATGTATAGAGAAAACGGTATTTATGAGCTAAATCCAAAAGAAATGTGGGCTAAGATAGAATAA